Proteins from a single region of Carassius carassius chromosome 37, fCarCar2.1, whole genome shotgun sequence:
- the LOC132118476 gene encoding cytochrome P450 2J4-like: MASVLSQLMGQWMDVQGLLIFLCVLLLVKHLRDVLTNNMPPGPFPLPLVGNVLNIGFSDPMEVFPKIAERYGDVSTLYLGNKPCILLTGYESFKEAFVEQADIFTDRPYFPVNDKICKGKGLIFSSGHMWRHQRRFALATLKYFGVGKKTLENSILEECRFVCSALQTKQGLPFNPHHLLTCAVGNIICSLVFGYKFEYDDHHFHELLQYSDETFKLPINVWGRLYNTFPALMSLLPGKHQTAFANLSKLKLFFKEEIRKHKNDRNPSSPRDYIDCYLEEIEKCKDNEAEFTEENLIHCVLDLFGAGTESTAKSLSWALLYMAKFQEVQEKVHSEIDQVLGQTRQPLMEDRAHLPYTYAVMHEILRFANVLAFIPPRVASKDTTVAGCLIPKGVMVLPMLKPILEDKNEYHNPYEFNPAHFLDEDGKFLKRENFIPFSIGKRMCPGEQLARMELFLFFICLMQHFTFLPPEGETLSLKRTVAIASAPEPFHICAVPR, from the exons ATGGCGTCAGTTCTGTCACAGCTGATGGGTCAGTGGATGGATGTTCAGGGTCTCCTGATCTTTCTGTGTGTGCTGCTGCTGGTCAAACACCTGCGAGATGTTCTTACAAACAACATGCCGCCAGGACCCTTCCCCCTGCCTTTGGTTGGAAACGTACTGAATATAGGCTTTAGTGATCCAATGGAGGTTTTCCCAAAG ATTGCTGAGAGGTATGGAGATGTGAGCACACTGTATCTGGGAAACAAACCTTGCATACTGCTCACTGGATACGAGAGTTTCAAAGAGGCGTTTGTGGAGCAGGCGGACATCTTCACAGACCGGCCGTACTTCCCTGTGAACGACAAGATCTGTAAAGGGAAAG GTCTGATCTTCTCTAGTGGACACATGTGGCGTCATCAGAGGCGTTTTGCTCTGGCAACACTGAAGTATTTTGGTGTGGGCAAGAAAACTCTAGAAAACTCAATCCTGGAGGAGTGTCGTTTTGTTTGTAGTGCTTTGCAAACCAAGCAAG GTTTGCCATTCAACCCTCATCACCTCTTGACCTGCGCAGTGGGCAATATAATATGCAGCCTGGTTTTTGGCTACAAGTTTGAGTATGACGACCATCATTTTCATGAGCTGCTGCAGTATTCAGATGAAACCTTTAAGCTGCCCATCAACGTCTGGGGCCGG TTGTATAACACGTTTCCCGCTCTGATGTCCCTGCTGCCAGGAAAGCACCAGACTGCATTTGCCAACCTTTCCAAGCTTAAGCTCTTTTTTAAGGAAGAAATCAGGAAGCACAAAAACGACCGAAACCCATCTAGTCCTAGAGACTACATTGACTGTTATCTGGAGGAAATTGAGAAG tgtaagGACAATGAGGCGGAATTCACTGAGGAAAACCTGATACACTGTGTGTTGGATCTGTTTGGAGCAGGAACCGAAAGCACTGCTAAATCACTTAGCTGGGCTTTACTCTACATGGCTAagtttcaagaagtgcaag AGAAAGTCCATTCTGAGATTGATCAAGTGCTGGGACAGACACGTCAGCCCTTGATGGAAGACAGGGCACATCTGCCGTACACCTATGCAGTGATGCATGAGATTCTGAGGTTCGCAAATGTTCTTGCCTTCATTCCACCGAGAGTTGCCAGCAAAGACACCACAGTTGCAGGATGTCTCATACCAAAG GGTGTGATGGTGCTGCCAATGCTGAAGCCAATTCTGGAGGACAAGAATGAATATCACAATCCATATGAATTCAATCCTGCTCACTTTCTGGATGAAGATGGCAAATTTCTGAAAAGAGAAAATTTCATACCCTTTTCAATAG GTAAGAGGATGTGTCCAGGTGAGCAGCTCGCTCGTATGGAGCTCTTCCTCTTCTTTATCTGTCTGATGCAGCATTTTACCTTCCTGCCACCTGAGGGAGAAACACTGAGTCTCAAAAGAACAGTCGCCATCGCTTCTGCTCCTGAACCCTTCCACATTTGTGCTGTACCTCGATAG
- the LOC132118686 gene encoding protein-glutamine gamma-glutamyltransferase K-like, translating into MSIIIILSHSSGSDGARIAVETACRNGSKQSVYPLSNTEDVIIEVNMKGDGPCVGQDAVLSIILKNKCRSPRSLTLYSQVAAMYYTRAQKALICRFVIKALFSSVVPILEWILQYEDYKEHLVDQAALMLTLSGRVSETTQILTTQFNFRLRTSDLIIITLCGGVVGKEMTFKIKFQNPLPCVLKNVIFRFEGLGLQYVRTINYGDIPSLAAVSLTETFVPKYHGQHKLLASLDCPHLTQKPLPCVLKNVIFRIEGLGMQHVKTIHYGDIAEQASMCLTETVVPKRSGPQKLLATLDCTQLTQVHGVPNILVKDH; encoded by the exons atgagtataattattatattatcccATTCCTCAGGTTCAGACGGTGCACGAATTGCTGTAGAAACAGCCTGTCGCAATGGCTCCAAACAGTCTGTATACCCGCTGTCCAACACTGAGGATGTGATCATTGAAGTCAATATGAAGGGTGACGGACCATGTGTTGGTCAGGATGCAGTGCTTTCCATCATCCTGAAGAACAAGTGCAGGTCTCCTCGTAGCCTCACTCTGTACAGCCAGGTGGCAGCCATGTACTACACCAGAGCTCAAAAGGCCTTGATTTGTAGATTTGTTATAAAAGCATTGTTTTCCTCTGTAGTCCCGATTCTGGAGTGGATCTTGCAGTATGAGGACTACAAGGAACACCTGGTGGATCAAGCAGCGCTGATGCTCACTCTTTCTGGACGGGTTTCAGAGACTACGCAGATACTGACCACCCAGTTCAACTTCAGACTGCGCACATCAGATCTTATCATTATT ACTCTTTGTGGTGGTGTCGTGGGCAAAGAGATGACATTCAAAATCAAATTCCAGAACCCACTTCCCTGTGTACTGAAGAATGTCATTTTCCGGTTTGAAGGACTGGGATTGCAGTACGTCAGAACAATTAACTATGG TGATATTCCAAGTCTGGCCGCAGTGAGCCTGACGGAGACCTTTGTTCCTAAATATCATGGGCAACATAAACTTCTAGCATCTCTTGACTGTCCTCACCTCACTCAG AAGCCACTGCCCTGTGTGCTGAAGAACGTCATATTCCGGATTGAAGGATTGGGAATGCAGCATGTCAAAACCATTCACTATGG TGATATTGCAGAGCAAGCCTCAATGTGTCTGACAGAGACTGTTGTTCCCAAACGGTCCGGCCCACAGAAGCTTCTAGCAACACTTGACTGTACTCAGCTCACTCAGGTGCACGGAGTCCCAAACATCCTGGTCAAAGATCACTGA